One bacterium genomic window carries:
- a CDS encoding sterol desaturase family protein: MESLFIVYSGFCILGFLIHQLQLKYPVASLVPVFNKERRLDWFYWLLTPLVTGSFTRVATFGLIGFLSIHILYVEPAIPLIKLLEKISIFHLYNQSFILQVVEALLIADFIGYWSHRLRHKNFLWKFHLIHHSPKNLDWLAAARLHPVDDVLDNTMIGVVILLLGFKISVFFALGPIFLLHTLFLHANLKCNLGPLRFFLATPDFHRWHHAFSNSNQRNCNFAGLFSFYDFLFGTYYLPNNKAPLALGVPEEVPDSFLKQLAYPFVKRS; encoded by the coding sequence ATGGAATCTCTTTTTATTGTCTATAGCGGTTTTTGTATACTAGGCTTTTTAATACATCAGCTTCAACTAAAGTACCCAGTAGCTTCCCTTGTTCCTGTTTTTAACAAGGAACGTAGACTAGACTGGTTTTATTGGCTTTTAACGCCTCTAGTGACGGGAAGTTTCACCCGTGTGGCCACTTTTGGACTGATTGGTTTTTTATCTATACATATCCTTTATGTTGAACCTGCTATTCCCTTAATAAAACTGTTGGAAAAAATCTCGATTTTTCATCTTTATAACCAGAGCTTTATTCTTCAAGTGGTAGAAGCGTTGCTGATTGCCGATTTTATTGGGTATTGGAGCCATCGTTTGCGCCACAAGAATTTTTTGTGGAAATTTCACCTTATTCATCACAGTCCTAAAAATCTCGATTGGCTGGCCGCTGCTCGTTTGCATCCGGTTGATGATGTGCTTGATAATACTATGATTGGTGTGGTGATTCTTTTGCTGGGCTTTAAGATCAGTGTTTTTTTTGCCTTAGGACCTATTTTTTTACTTCATACTCTTTTCTTGCATGCCAACCTCAAATGTAATTTGGGGCCGTTACGATTCTTTTTGGCTACACCCGATTTTCATCGATGGCACCACGCTTTTTCCAACTCAAATCAACGGAATTGCAATTTTGCAGGGCTTTTCTCTTTTTATGATTTTCTTTTTGGGACTTATTATCTTCCTAATAATAAAGCTCCGCTTGCACTTGGAGTTCCAGAGGAAGTGCCAGATAGTTTTTTGAAACAGCTAGCGTACCCATTTGTTAAAAGGTCTTAA
- the apaG gene encoding Co2+/Mg2+ efflux protein ApaG, with translation MSEAITRHIRVRVNAHYVEDESVPEDDHYFFTYHVTITNEGNIPAQLISRHWIISDGNGGREEVKGAGVVGYQPVLNPGESFEYSSFCPLKTPVGTMQGTYQMIDAQGNMFDAEIARFSLIKPGVMQ, from the coding sequence ATGAGTGAAGCTATTACCCGCCATATACGCGTACGTGTTAATGCCCATTATGTAGAAGACGAATCGGTTCCCGAGGATGACCATTATTTTTTTACCTATCATGTCACCATAACCAACGAAGGCAATATCCCGGCGCAGCTCATTAGCCGTCATTGGATTATTAGTGACGGTAACGGTGGACGCGAAGAAGTAAAAGGTGCGGGTGTAGTGGGTTATCAGCCGGTATTAAATCCTGGTGAATCATTTGAATATAGTAGTTTTTGCCCGCTTAAAACCCCGGTTGGTACCATGCAAGGTACGTATCAAATGATTGATGCGCAAGGAAATATGTTTGATGCCGAAATAGCCAGGTTTTCGCTTATAAAACCCGGTGTGATGCAGTAG
- a CDS encoding inositol-3-phosphate synthase, which yields MSQAVQIAPAKGKLGILLVGLGAVATTFVAGVEAAKKGVRHPIGSLTQIGRIRLGKRTENKNPLVKDFVPLASLNDIVYGAWDLFPDTGYEAASKAGVIPKDLLDQIKDDLSAIKPMLAVYDKNYVRNLNGENIKKEKNKWDLAQALIQEIADFKKKNNCDRMQMIWCGSTEAYCTVQNEHKNIEAFEKGLKDNSANIPPSQIYAYAAIKSGIGYANGAPNLTADCPALLQLADLHKVPLSGKDFKTGQTLMKTILAPGLRARFLGIAGWYSTNILGNRDGEVLDDPANFKTKEESKLGVLDTILQPHLYPELYEKMHHQVRINYYPPRGDNKEGWDNIDIVGWLGMPMQIKINFLCRDSILAAPLVLDLVLFMDLAQRAGMKGIQEWLSFYYKSPMTKEGLYPEHNLFIQEMKLKNTLRYLMGEEQITHLGLDYYQS from the coding sequence ATGTCACAAGCTGTACAAATCGCCCCGGCAAAGGGCAAATTGGGTATTTTACTGGTAGGTTTAGGTGCTGTAGCCACCACTTTTGTAGCCGGTGTAGAAGCCGCTAAAAAAGGAGTTCGTCATCCCATTGGTTCCCTCACTCAAATTGGCCGTATCCGTCTGGGTAAACGTACCGAAAACAAAAACCCTTTAGTAAAAGATTTTGTACCACTTGCCAGCTTAAACGACATTGTATATGGCGCCTGGGACCTTTTCCCCGATACCGGTTATGAAGCTGCCAGTAAGGCCGGCGTTATTCCTAAAGATTTACTCGATCAAATTAAAGATGATCTTTCGGCCATTAAGCCCATGCTTGCTGTGTACGATAAAAACTATGTTCGCAACTTAAACGGCGAAAATATTAAAAAGGAAAAAAACAAATGGGATTTGGCCCAAGCTCTCATTCAAGAAATTGCCGACTTTAAAAAGAAAAATAATTGCGACCGCATGCAAATGATTTGGTGCGGCTCCACCGAAGCGTACTGCACCGTTCAAAACGAGCACAAAAACATTGAAGCGTTTGAAAAAGGTTTAAAAGACAACAGCGCCAACATTCCTCCCAGCCAAATTTACGCCTATGCTGCCATTAAAAGCGGTATTGGTTATGCCAACGGCGCGCCCAACTTAACCGCCGATTGCCCAGCTTTACTTCAACTGGCCGACCTGCATAAAGTACCTCTTTCAGGAAAAGATTTTAAAACCGGACAAACTCTCATGAAAACCATCTTGGCCCCCGGTTTACGCGCCCGCTTTTTAGGGATTGCCGGTTGGTATTCCACCAACATCTTGGGAAACCGTGACGGCGAAGTATTGGATGATCCCGCTAACTTTAAAACCAAAGAAGAATCAAAGTTAGGCGTATTGGATACCATTTTACAACCCCATCTTTACCCGGAACTTTACGAAAAGATGCACCACCAGGTACGCATCAACTACTACCCTCCTCGTGGCGATAATAAAGAAGGTTGGGACAATATTGATATTGTGGGCTGGCTTGGCATGCCCATGCAGATTAAAATCAACTTCTTATGCCGCGATTCTATTTTGGCCGCTCCCTTGGTACTCGATCTTGTTCTTTTCATGGATCTAGCCCAACGCGCCGGCATGAAAGGCATCCAGGAATGGCTGTCATTCTACTATAAATCACCCATGACCAAAGAAGGCCTGTATCCCGAGCACAATCTCTTTATCCAAGAAATGAAGCTTAAAAACACGCTACGTTACTTGATGGGTGAAGAACAAATTACCCATTTGGGGCTTGATTACTATCAATCGTAA
- a CDS encoding S41 family peptidase, whose translation MFHFNTLLRAFIIASFITLPLPGWSFPFLSDQSAPSIKVDLIPQIVRSVSMINQYYYASSRVKPLKMLQEGLYSLSKRIPELLIEFPDENQNSFKVSLLDKTKTLSYDTPQKLADILQPVSDVFNFINETYKGDVKSDDQQYAFITGILKPLDPHSNLLTPDMFKEFQTQTSGEYGGIGIVIGLKDDDLTVISPIDNTPAQKAGVKAEDKILEIDHLSTVNMPLSEAVERLRGKVNTNVLLKLSRKSTDPWEINLTRKKINIESVTSKVTTFGNKTIGILSIKNFQEDTFMDMDQELKKMKETHKLDGLVLDLRNNPGGLLDQSIQVADRFLESGDIVLSVAADDQIEKAPATPDSQDDITTPMVVLVNEGSASASEIVSGALKNNNRALVVGNTTFGKGSIQSLYPLRDGASIKLTIAQYLTPGKESIQAVGITPDIRLYPMLIADDTFDIWDDKPFKEASFDEHLENTKYTKVSKPTYNLPYLQLEKKQEESQYVSKIDEQSDYPLSFALRLLSQFKTANRTTMIPEAKSVVEMEEKSQDKAITMVLEKKGINWHTDTASDTSSINIDVSSRFTEKDTGKEVAELKGGREYTWTITINNKSTAISRVIGVVDSENPIINQKEFVFGRVDASSKKEASVHFKVPPEMMNFNENTKISLFSDSKDLLSTRVSTVFKEKDKPLFAYKVSYKDGGASGLVGNANGIPEKGETVRLDVTIKNISKTVPGDVIMNLSNTNSEDNVNLKTARLMLGEILPNAEKQGSLVFSIGQAYNKDKLSLTLSAVDKETKAGFADDITFNPLDSKKAQINPVAGVYEIQPVITISESTLQPGGKKVHLTGTVSDDQNLKDITIYAGGKKVYYSASATGSTTPNLTFETMVPLDEGANILTIQARDGRNLSSVKNLSFIGEAPTLSDNKTP comes from the coding sequence ATGTTTCATTTTAACACACTTTTAAGAGCTTTTATTATTGCCTCTTTTATAACCTTGCCTCTTCCCGGCTGGAGCTTTCCGTTTTTATCCGATCAATCAGCTCCCAGTATCAAGGTAGATCTCATTCCGCAAATTGTACGGTCGGTCTCCATGATTAATCAGTATTACTACGCCAGCTCACGCGTAAAACCGCTTAAAATGTTACAAGAAGGTTTATACAGCCTCTCTAAACGTATCCCCGAATTACTTATTGAATTTCCTGATGAAAACCAAAACAGCTTTAAAGTATCACTTTTAGATAAAACTAAAACATTAAGCTACGATACCCCTCAAAAACTGGCCGATATCTTACAGCCTGTTTCTGATGTTTTTAACTTTATTAACGAAACCTATAAAGGCGATGTAAAATCGGATGATCAGCAGTATGCTTTTATTACCGGTATTTTAAAACCACTCGATCCCCATTCCAATTTACTAACCCCCGACATGTTTAAAGAGTTTCAAACCCAAACATCGGGAGAATACGGCGGCATTGGTATTGTGATTGGTTTAAAAGACGATGATCTTACCGTTATTAGCCCCATCGATAACACCCCCGCACAAAAAGCAGGCGTGAAGGCCGAAGATAAAATTTTGGAAATTGATCACCTTTCCACTGTTAACATGCCCCTTTCGGAAGCCGTAGAACGTTTGCGCGGTAAAGTGAATACAAACGTACTGCTTAAACTGTCGCGCAAAAGTACCGACCCCTGGGAAATTAATCTTACCCGCAAAAAAATTAATATTGAAAGTGTTACCTCTAAAGTAACCACTTTTGGAAACAAAACGATTGGCATCCTCTCCATAAAAAACTTTCAGGAAGATACTTTTATGGATATGGACCAGGAATTAAAAAAGATGAAAGAAACACACAAGCTAGACGGCTTGGTGCTGGATTTACGCAACAACCCGGGTGGCCTGTTAGACCAATCTATTCAGGTAGCCGACCGCTTTTTAGAAAGTGGTGATATTGTGCTATCGGTAGCCGCCGACGACCAAATTGAAAAAGCTCCCGCCACTCCCGATTCGCAAGATGACATTACAACACCCATGGTAGTTTTGGTAAACGAAGGATCAGCATCGGCATCCGAAATTGTATCGGGCGCTTTAAAAAACAATAACCGTGCTTTAGTTGTGGGAAATACAACCTTTGGAAAAGGATCTATACAATCGCTTTACCCACTGCGTGATGGGGCTTCTATTAAACTGACCATTGCGCAATATTTAACACCCGGCAAAGAATCCATTCAGGCTGTGGGTATTACGCCCGATATCCGTTTGTACCCCATGCTTATAGCCGACGACACTTTTGATATTTGGGATGACAAACCGTTTAAAGAAGCTAGTTTTGATGAGCATTTAGAAAACACCAAATATACCAAAGTATCTAAACCAACCTACAATTTGCCCTACCTGCAACTTGAAAAAAAGCAGGAAGAATCGCAATACGTTTCTAAAATAGATGAACAATCCGATTACCCGTTAAGCTTTGCCCTGCGTTTGTTATCGCAATTTAAAACAGCCAATCGCACCACCATGATTCCCGAAGCCAAAAGCGTGGTTGAAATGGAAGAAAAATCTCAAGATAAAGCTATCACCATGGTGCTTGAGAAAAAGGGCATCAACTGGCACACCGATACCGCAAGTGATACTTCTTCAATTAATATAGATGTGAGTTCACGTTTTACAGAAAAAGATACCGGCAAAGAAGTAGCCGAACTAAAAGGTGGGCGCGAATACACCTGGACTATAACAATCAACAACAAAAGCACGGCTATCTCGCGCGTTATTGGCGTGGTAGATTCCGAAAACCCCATCATCAATCAAAAAGAATTTGTTTTTGGTCGCGTAGATGCCTCATCTAAAAAAGAGGCTTCGGTTCACTTTAAGGTTCCGCCCGAAATGATGAATTTTAATGAAAACACCAAAATTTCTCTTTTTTCCGATTCTAAAGATTTGCTTTCTACACGCGTATCCACCGTCTTTAAAGAAAAAGACAAACCGCTTTTTGCCTATAAAGTTAGCTACAAAGACGGCGGAGCCTCAGGTTTGGTTGGTAACGCTAATGGAATTCCCGAAAAAGGTGAAACGGTACGCTTAGACGTAACCATTAAAAATATTTCCAAAACTGTACCCGGCGATGTGATCATGAATTTATCAAACACCAACAGTGAAGATAATGTTAATCTTAAAACAGCCCGTTTGATGCTGGGCGAAATTTTACCCAATGCCGAAAAGCAAGGCTCTCTCGTTTTTTCAATTGGACAAGCCTATAATAAAGACAAGCTGTCACTCACGTTAAGCGCCGTAGATAAAGAAACCAAAGCCGGCTTTGCCGATGACATTACCTTTAACCCGCTCGATTCCAAAAAAGCCCAAATTAATCCTGTTGCCGGTGTTTATGAAATACAGCCCGTTATTACTATTAGTGAAAGTACCCTTCAACCCGGGGGTAAAAAAGTCCACTTAACCGGTACCGTAAGCGACGATCAAAATCTAAAGGATATTACCATTTATGCCGGTGGCAAAAAAGTTTACTACAGTGCTTCGGCCACTGGCAGCACAACGCCAAATTTAACTTTTGAAACCATGGTTCCCTTAGATGAAGGGGCCAACATTCTTACTATTCAGGCCAGAGACGGTCGTAATCTATCGTCTGTCAAAAACCTTTCCTTTATTGGTGAAGCCCCCACTTTATCCGATAATAAAACACCCTAA
- a CDS encoding nucleotidyltransferase encodes MESRFKELLTVLNGANIDYVVVGGFAAVLHGVGQITHDVDICVSMAESNLEKLRQALAPYHPKHRMTPQKLSFLEHPSDLKNIKNLYLTTDLGILDILGEISGVGGFEATKKDAEAYEVFGLPVQVLGLDALIAAKKCMSRPKDLAVLRELLVIKEGRS; translated from the coding sequence ATGGAGAGCAGATTTAAAGAGCTGCTAACAGTACTTAACGGTGCAAATATCGACTATGTTGTGGTAGGTGGATTTGCTGCTGTTTTACATGGTGTGGGACAAATTACCCATGATGTCGATATCTGCGTCAGTATGGCTGAATCAAATTTGGAAAAATTGCGTCAAGCTTTAGCCCCTTATCATCCTAAGCATCGCATGACTCCACAAAAACTTTCTTTTTTGGAGCATCCTTCCGATTTAAAAAATATTAAAAATTTGTATCTCACAACCGACTTGGGAATTTTGGATATTTTAGGGGAGATTAGCGGCGTAGGAGGGTTTGAGGCTACCAAAAAAGATGCCGAAGCCTATGAAGTGTTTGGTTTGCCGGTACAAGTTTTGGGTTTGGATGCACTTATTGCTGCCAAAAAATGCATGTCGCGGCCAAAAGATTTAGCTGTTTTACGTGAGTTACTCGTCATTAAAGAAGGTCGTTCCTAG
- a CDS encoding prolipoprotein diacylglyceryl transferase, producing MQQKLIVLTYFIPVLTALALSLFFPTARHYTDPAEKKKYYILLVVTLCGAVIGGKLSLWMGDYFWPIHPLSVHELIYSGRSITGALIVGHLASACAKPLLNYKMPPNNRLAMIIPFSIAQGRVGCWLSGCCLGLPYQGFWTMSYQDNIPRFPIAQFEIIFQLSVGIFFIYCVKKNILEGRLFSLYLFLYGIFRFLSEPLRATPKIEGVISVYQILALVMIAIGGLELYWCSRQTLHKIQPL from the coding sequence ATGCAACAAAAACTCATTGTTCTCACTTATTTTATCCCCGTTTTAACAGCACTAGCATTAAGTCTTTTTTTCCCCACCGCGCGTCATTATACAGACCCCGCCGAAAAGAAAAAATATTACATCCTTCTAGTTGTAACCTTATGCGGCGCAGTTATTGGGGGAAAACTTTCATTATGGATGGGAGATTATTTTTGGCCTATTCATCCGCTAAGCGTTCACGAACTCATTTATTCCGGCCGTTCTATTACCGGAGCTTTAATTGTAGGGCACTTAGCATCAGCCTGCGCTAAACCTTTGCTAAATTATAAAATGCCCCCCAACAACAGACTGGCTATGATTATCCCTTTTTCTATAGCGCAAGGGCGCGTAGGCTGTTGGCTTTCGGGATGCTGCCTAGGACTTCCCTATCAAGGCTTTTGGACCATGAGCTATCAAGATAACATACCCCGCTTTCCAATTGCACAATTTGAAATTATTTTTCAACTTAGCGTGGGAATTTTCTTTATCTACTGTGTTAAAAAAAATATTTTAGAGGGGCGTCTTTTTTCGCTGTATCTCTTTTTGTATGGAATTTTTCGTTTTCTATCAGAACCATTACGGGCAACCCCAAAAATAGAGGGCGTAATCTCGGTATACCAAATATTGGCTTTAGTCATGATTGCTATTGGCGGCCTAGAGCTTTACTGGTGCTCGCGTCAAACTCTTCATAAGATACAACCCCTTTAA
- a CDS encoding energy transducer TonB produces the protein MKQWANRRSDTKEKEAIWVKLKPEKPIVDIPKPQKEEKPQNPTAEGLYNQNAPEETVAMPTPAPQAPPTPPPPKPQAKPEPKKENTINPEKKEDTSQKFKELYGEKSPDIKPPVTSGNLNEFVDSIKVGNKTYLSVEANPQIGYFVQLKRKFQLGFNPTSVLRPLMAQINTSSLRVTLGVSIDARGNLADVKVITPSPFPSYDQECIQTVKRASPFTSPPPNLLDTGGTLNTYFSFTVHMR, from the coding sequence ATGAAACAGTGGGCTAATCGTAGAAGCGATACAAAAGAAAAAGAAGCTATTTGGGTAAAATTAAAACCAGAAAAACCTATTGTTGATATTCCCAAACCACAAAAAGAAGAAAAACCGCAAAACCCAACGGCCGAGGGTTTATATAACCAAAATGCTCCCGAAGAAACTGTAGCCATGCCCACACCTGCCCCACAAGCACCACCCACACCGCCGCCACCTAAACCCCAGGCCAAGCCGGAGCCTAAAAAGGAAAACACGATCAATCCCGAAAAAAAGGAAGATACCTCCCAAAAATTTAAGGAACTCTATGGCGAAAAATCTCCGGATATTAAGCCGCCCGTAACAAGTGGCAACTTAAATGAATTTGTCGATTCTATTAAGGTAGGTAACAAAACTTATTTAAGTGTAGAGGCTAACCCGCAAATTGGTTATTTTGTACAACTTAAACGCAAATTTCAGCTAGGTTTTAATCCCACGTCGGTATTACGCCCTCTCATGGCTCAAATTAATACCAGTTCTCTAAGGGTAACTTTGGGTGTGTCTATTGATGCTAGAGGCAATTTAGCCGATGTAAAAGTAATTACTCCCTCGCCGTTTCCAAGTTACGATCAAGAGTGTATTCAAACCGTAAAACGGGCCTCCCCTTTTACCTCACCCCCGCCCAATTTATTAGATACGGGCGGTACGCTGAATACCTATTTTAGTTTTACGGTGCATATGCGATGA
- a CDS encoding acyl-CoA thioesterase — translation MTELVLPEHTNALGTIFGGQIMAWIDTAAAICAFRHCRSMCVTASMDALDFINPVKLGHIVILNANINFTGKTSMEIGVKVTSENPLTGQKSHTASSYLTFVAIDGNGNAIPVPPVNPQTEQEKKWFEEGKARRAARLALKATKK, via the coding sequence ATGACCGAATTGGTTCTGCCCGAACATACCAATGCCTTAGGCACCATCTTTGGTGGGCAAATTATGGCCTGGATTGATACGGCTGCGGCCATTTGCGCTTTTAGACACTGCCGCAGCATGTGTGTGACGGCCTCTATGGATGCGCTAGATTTTATTAACCCAGTTAAACTGGGGCATATTGTTATTTTAAACGCCAATATCAATTTTACCGGAAAAACCTCTATGGAAATTGGGGTCAAAGTAACTTCTGAAAATCCGCTCACCGGTCAAAAAAGCCATACCGCCAGTTCCTATCTCACTTTTGTAGCTATTGATGGCAATGGCAACGCTATTCCGGTGCCTCCGGTAAACCCGCAAACCGAGCAGGAAAAAAAGTGGTTTGAAGAAGGCAAAGCCCGCCGCGCAGCCAGGCTCGCTTTAAAGGCTACTAAAAAATAA
- a CDS encoding radical SAM protein, protein MLKTQIFNNTSLEETLNKLQSTLLSKNAEHLLKEFKLQPTAKLLKSTLSLCPSCLDYSEAVVFSYLGKVFKKTKCATHGLSESIIENDENFYFLSNKDRWGRCFDWKNVFTIPQGDCCNGGSCTTEKQSAPLSPFYINQTQNKTCTVLVEVTNACNLSCRVCYSHAEGDKILPTHLFKEYLSELLKSKGTLDSIQLTGGEALLHPQFWDLLDWCYSLPSIKKIYLPTNGILLAQSQVIQKLIPYRHKMMVLLQFDSLRAEANQSIRQASPVALRLRVIAECAKAHIPMQLTMTITQDVNDDDIGSVIDAGIKHRNIKVVAFQPATYSGRYHLNPSPVNRTTLSDVIKAVQLQSNLKVKNSDFIPIPCSHPNCGWITLFIRKGFWIKNILPYVNLEQIINQVTNKTLLSTEELKSVVGTRHSGLTKKIMGWLGKKIIKSTDIFTLAIKPFMDRYTYDLDRISNCCHHTLDTKGKLVSFCEYNALHRPQDPWTHLDTIPV, encoded by the coding sequence ATGCTTAAAACCCAAATTTTTAATAATACAAGCTTGGAAGAGACTTTAAATAAACTTCAATCCACTTTACTTTCCAAAAATGCCGAACATCTTTTAAAGGAATTTAAATTACAACCTACAGCCAAATTACTTAAATCTACATTAAGCCTTTGTCCTAGTTGTCTTGACTATAGTGAAGCTGTGGTCTTTTCTTATTTAGGAAAAGTTTTTAAAAAAACGAAATGTGCAACACATGGCCTTAGCGAAAGCATTATTGAAAACGATGAGAATTTTTACTTTCTTTCCAATAAAGACCGCTGGGGCCGTTGCTTTGATTGGAAAAATGTTTTTACAATCCCTCAAGGGGATTGTTGCAATGGAGGGAGCTGTACTACAGAAAAACAATCCGCGCCTCTATCCCCTTTTTACATTAATCAAACACAAAACAAAACCTGTACTGTACTTGTGGAAGTCACAAATGCATGCAATCTGTCCTGTAGGGTATGCTATTCGCACGCTGAGGGAGACAAGATTTTACCCACACATCTTTTTAAAGAATATCTCAGCGAGCTTCTTAAAAGCAAAGGAACACTTGATTCTATACAACTAACAGGAGGCGAAGCCCTCCTTCATCCTCAATTTTGGGATTTATTAGATTGGTGCTATTCGCTTCCATCAATAAAAAAAATATATTTACCAACTAACGGAATTCTCCTGGCCCAATCTCAAGTTATTCAAAAGCTGATCCCCTATCGCCATAAAATGATGGTGTTGCTTCAGTTTGACAGCTTACGAGCAGAGGCTAATCAGTCCATCCGCCAGGCTAGTCCTGTGGCCTTGCGACTACGTGTTATTGCCGAGTGCGCCAAAGCTCATATACCAATGCAACTCACTATGACTATTACTCAAGACGTTAATGATGATGATATTGGATCAGTTATTGATGCTGGAATCAAGCACCGTAATATTAAAGTTGTGGCTTTTCAACCGGCCACCTATTCGGGCCGTTACCATTTAAACCCTTCCCCTGTAAACCGAACCACTCTTTCTGATGTTATTAAGGCAGTTCAGCTACAATCTAATCTCAAAGTTAAAAACAGTGATTTTATTCCTATACCATGTAGCCATCCTAATTGTGGTTGGATTACTCTCTTTATCCGTAAAGGATTTTGGATTAAAAATATCCTTCCGTATGTTAATTTGGAACAAATCATCAACCAAGTTACTAACAAAACTCTTTTATCAACAGAGGAGTTAAAATCTGTTGTAGGCACACGCCATTCTGGACTCACCAAAAAAATAATGGGCTGGCTAGGCAAAAAAATAATTAAGTCTACCGATATTTTTACTCTGGCTATTAAGCCTTTTATGGACCGTTACACTTATGATTTAGACCGTATCTCCAATTGTTGTCATCATACCCTGGACACTAAAGGCAAACTGGTTTCTTTTTGCGAATACAACGCTCTCCACAGACCTCAAGACCCGTGGACACATTTGGATACCATCCCAGTATGA